One genomic window of Struthio camelus isolate bStrCam1 chromosome 1, bStrCam1.hap1, whole genome shotgun sequence includes the following:
- the NTF3 gene encoding neurotrophin-3 isoform X3, with protein MSILFYVIFLAYLRGVQSTNMDQRSLPEDSINSLIIKLIQADILKNKLSKQMVDIKENHHNTMQKAEAHRDMDGVENVKSDFQPVIPVDTDLLRQQRRYNSPRVLLSDNTPLEPPPLYLMEDYVGSSVVVNRTSRRKRYAEHKSHRGEYSVCDSESLWVTDKSSAIDIRGHQVTVLGEIKTGNSPVKQYFYETRCKEAKPVKNGCRGIDDKHWNSQCKTSQTYVRALTSENNKLVGWRWIRIDTSCVCALSRKIGRT; from the coding sequence ATGTCCATCTTGTTTTATGTGATATTTCTTGCTTATCTTCGTGGCGTCCAATCTACCAACATGGATCAAAGGAGTTTGCCAGAAGATTCAATAAATTCTCTCATTATTAAACTAATTCAGGcagacattttgaaaaacaagctTTCAAAGCAGATGGTAGATATTAAGGAAAACCATCATAACACAATGCAGAAAGCAGAGGCTCATCGGGACATGGATGGAGTTGAAAATGTGAAATCAGACTTCCAGCCAGTTATCCCAGTGGATACAGACCTCTTAAGGCAGCAAAGACGCTACAATTCTCCCCGGGTCCTCTTAAGTGACAACACGCCGTTGGAGCCCCCGCCATTGTATCTCATGGAGGATTATGTTGGAAGTTCGGTAGTGGTGAACAGAACCTCCCGGAGGAAAAGGTATGCGGAGCACAAGAGCCACCGAGGGGAATATTCCGTTTGTGACagtgagagcttatgggtcacgGACAAATCCTCTGCTATCGACATCAGAGGACACCAGGTAACTGTGCTGGGAGAAATTAAAACAGGCAATTCTCCGGTCAAACAATACTTTTATGAAACAAGGTGTAAAGAAGCCAAGCCTGTAAAAAATGGCTGCCGAGGCATCGATGATAAGCACTGGAACTCCCAATGCAAGACATCCCAAACTTACGTTAGAGCACTGACTTCAGAAAACAATAAACTTGTAGGCTGGAGATGGATCAGAATAGATACCTCCTGCGTGTGTGCGTTgtcaagaaaaataggaagaacatAA
- the NTF3 gene encoding neurotrophin-3 isoform X1 — protein MRPHRLHHILQVNKVMSILFYVIFLAYLRGVQSTNMDQRSLPEDSINSLIIKLIQADILKNKLSKQMVDIKENHHNTMQKAEAHRDMDGVENVKSDFQPVIPVDTDLLRQQRRYNSPRVLLSDNTPLEPPPLYLMEDYVGSSVVVNRTSRRKRYAEHKSHRGEYSVCDSESLWVTDKSSAIDIRGHQVTVLGEIKTGNSPVKQYFYETRCKEAKPVKNGCRGIDDKHWNSQCKTSQTYVRALTSENNKLVGWRWIRIDTSCVCALSRKIGRT, from the coding sequence atctTACAGGTGAACAAGGTGATGTCCATCTTGTTTTATGTGATATTTCTTGCTTATCTTCGTGGCGTCCAATCTACCAACATGGATCAAAGGAGTTTGCCAGAAGATTCAATAAATTCTCTCATTATTAAACTAATTCAGGcagacattttgaaaaacaagctTTCAAAGCAGATGGTAGATATTAAGGAAAACCATCATAACACAATGCAGAAAGCAGAGGCTCATCGGGACATGGATGGAGTTGAAAATGTGAAATCAGACTTCCAGCCAGTTATCCCAGTGGATACAGACCTCTTAAGGCAGCAAAGACGCTACAATTCTCCCCGGGTCCTCTTAAGTGACAACACGCCGTTGGAGCCCCCGCCATTGTATCTCATGGAGGATTATGTTGGAAGTTCGGTAGTGGTGAACAGAACCTCCCGGAGGAAAAGGTATGCGGAGCACAAGAGCCACCGAGGGGAATATTCCGTTTGTGACagtgagagcttatgggtcacgGACAAATCCTCTGCTATCGACATCAGAGGACACCAGGTAACTGTGCTGGGAGAAATTAAAACAGGCAATTCTCCGGTCAAACAATACTTTTATGAAACAAGGTGTAAAGAAGCCAAGCCTGTAAAAAATGGCTGCCGAGGCATCGATGATAAGCACTGGAACTCCCAATGCAAGACATCCCAAACTTACGTTAGAGCACTGACTTCAGAAAACAATAAACTTGTAGGCTGGAGATGGATCAGAATAGATACCTCCTGCGTGTGTGCGTTgtcaagaaaaataggaagaacatAA
- the NTF3 gene encoding neurotrophin-3 isoform X2: MVTPTTILQVNKVMSILFYVIFLAYLRGVQSTNMDQRSLPEDSINSLIIKLIQADILKNKLSKQMVDIKENHHNTMQKAEAHRDMDGVENVKSDFQPVIPVDTDLLRQQRRYNSPRVLLSDNTPLEPPPLYLMEDYVGSSVVVNRTSRRKRYAEHKSHRGEYSVCDSESLWVTDKSSAIDIRGHQVTVLGEIKTGNSPVKQYFYETRCKEAKPVKNGCRGIDDKHWNSQCKTSQTYVRALTSENNKLVGWRWIRIDTSCVCALSRKIGRT; this comes from the coding sequence atctTACAGGTGAACAAGGTGATGTCCATCTTGTTTTATGTGATATTTCTTGCTTATCTTCGTGGCGTCCAATCTACCAACATGGATCAAAGGAGTTTGCCAGAAGATTCAATAAATTCTCTCATTATTAAACTAATTCAGGcagacattttgaaaaacaagctTTCAAAGCAGATGGTAGATATTAAGGAAAACCATCATAACACAATGCAGAAAGCAGAGGCTCATCGGGACATGGATGGAGTTGAAAATGTGAAATCAGACTTCCAGCCAGTTATCCCAGTGGATACAGACCTCTTAAGGCAGCAAAGACGCTACAATTCTCCCCGGGTCCTCTTAAGTGACAACACGCCGTTGGAGCCCCCGCCATTGTATCTCATGGAGGATTATGTTGGAAGTTCGGTAGTGGTGAACAGAACCTCCCGGAGGAAAAGGTATGCGGAGCACAAGAGCCACCGAGGGGAATATTCCGTTTGTGACagtgagagcttatgggtcacgGACAAATCCTCTGCTATCGACATCAGAGGACACCAGGTAACTGTGCTGGGAGAAATTAAAACAGGCAATTCTCCGGTCAAACAATACTTTTATGAAACAAGGTGTAAAGAAGCCAAGCCTGTAAAAAATGGCTGCCGAGGCATCGATGATAAGCACTGGAACTCCCAATGCAAGACATCCCAAACTTACGTTAGAGCACTGACTTCAGAAAACAATAAACTTGTAGGCTGGAGATGGATCAGAATAGATACCTCCTGCGTGTGTGCGTTgtcaagaaaaataggaagaacatAA